A stretch of DNA from Halioglobus japonicus:
AAGGTGAGCTCGAGTGTGTTGTTCGAAGAAGTGATGTCGGTAACGATAAGAGGATGCAATTCCACCTGTAGCCGCCACTTCTCGGCCGGCGTAACCAGGTAGTAGTCGCCGTCTTCTTCGCGACGCAGAATGCTGGCAAACAGCTTGAGAAGAGATTCACGCCGGATCGGGTCGCCCTCGTGCAGCCAGGTCCCGTCGGCGAGTATGGTAATGTCGATATCGCCAGACAGCGGCGGGTGCCACAGGTGCAGAGGCGGCGCATCGAAGTTGCGCTTGGAGGCGAGCTGCTGCTCTATCTTGTCAGGCGGGTCAGACATGGCAACAGCCCCAGCGAGTCAGTCGCAGTCGCCAATCAGGCGAACGTTGATCACGCCTTCCAGCGCGCGCATTTTTTCCAACACCTCATCTGAGGCATGGCACTCAATGTCGATGAGGTTGTAGGCAATGTCTTCGCGGCTCTTGTTGAGCATGTCGATGACGTTGATATTCTCATCAGCAAGAATGGACAGCACGCTGCCGAGGATTCTCGGGACATTTTCGTTGGTTACCGACAGACGGCAACCGGTGACACGCTCCAGGATCAGGTTGGGGAAATTCACCGAGTTGCGGATATTGCCGTTCTCGAGGAAATCCCGCAGCTGGTTGGCCGCCATAATCGCGCAATTGTCTTCTGCCTCTTCGGTGCTGGCACCAATGTGCGGCATAAGAATGACATCGTCGCGACCGATCAGGCCCGGTGACGGGAAATCGGCGATATACTTGCGCAGCGGGCCGCTCTCCAGCGCCGCGAGCAAGGCGTCTTCGTCGACAATTTCCTGGCGAGCAAAATTCAACAGGCAGGCGCCTTCACGCATGGCCGCCAAGAGCTCTGCGTTTATCAGACCGCGTGTGGAATCGAGTACCGGCAAATGCAGAGAAATGTAATCACACTTGGCAAACAGCGCCGACAGTGTATCTGCGCGCTGTACCTGGCTGGACAGGCGCCAGGCGGCCTCTACCGACAGCGCAGGGTCGTAGCCGATCACGTCCATGCCCATAGTGAGCGCCATCTCGGCCACCATGGAGCCAATAGCACCGAGGCCCACAACGCCCAGGGTCTTGCCGACCAGCTCACTGCCCTTGAATTCCTTCTTATGGGCCTCGAGTGTCTTGTTCAGTTCCGCCTTGTCTGTCGTGTTGGCCAGGGTTGCGACATAGTCGATACCTTCGACGATGCCACGCGAGCCCAGCAACAGGCCTACCGCGACCAATTCTTTCACGGCATTGGCATTGGCGCCCGGTGCATTGAACACGGGGATGCCGCGCTTGCTGCAGTCAGCCACAGGCACGTTGTTGGTGCCGGCACCGGCGCGGCCGATGGCGAGCACTGAATCCGGGATATCCTCGGACTTCAACTTGTGGGAGCGCAGCAGAATCGCATCGGGATGCGCGAACTCGCTGGCGACTTCGTAGTCTTCCCGCGGCAGTCTTTCCAGACCCTTAACCGAGATCGCGTTAAGGGTAAGAATTTGCTTGGCCATGGTTATCCTTAGATTACGGTTATGTCAGCGCTGGCGCGCTTACCCTGTTGGTATTCAGCGTCCAGCAGCTGCCCTGCTTCGCCATTCATCTGCTGGCGCAACGCCGTTTGTTCGGCCTGCGGCATGCGGCCGAGATCACCTTCATTAACACGGTCAAGTTCATAGACCAGCGCATCACCGGTCACACTTAATACGTAGTCAATGCTGCTTTGGCCTTCAGCGGGCGCGGCAAGGCCGAACGCGCTACCCAGCACTTCCTGGGGGACGACAAGGTTGCGCCGATGGGCACCCAGCTCTACCTGCCACTCATAACCTTCTGCATTGGCCAGCTCTTCCACCGATGCGCCATCTCGCAGGCCGGCAACCGCTGCTTCCGCGGCGGCGCTGACTGCCTCACGGGCCCGCTCGGCGGAAATCAGGGCAACAATTTGCTCACTGACAGCTTCCATTGGCATGACTGCTGCCTCGTTGTACGTGTTCACACGCAGCACGACCCAGTGTTCCGGGCTGAGTTCGATAACTTCACTGTTGTAGCCGGCATTCAGTACGTCGTCAGAAAAGGCTGCCGAGATCAGCTGGGCATTGCTGAACAATTCGTCCTGCGAGGTTCGGGTGACGCCCGCAGCCTGCTCGACTTCCAGCTCAAGCTCCCCGGCAGGGGAACCCAGGTCCTCGGCGTTAAACGCCAGATCCTTGAGGGTCTCTACGGTACGCATCAGCTCGATCCGCGCATCGGCCATGGCAACGCGCTCTTCGAGGTCCGGGCGCAACTGTTCGAAACTCGGTGGTTCACCTTCACGGCGATCGGTGACCTTGATGAT
This window harbors:
- a CDS encoding phosphoglycerate dehydrogenase → MAKQILTLNAISVKGLERLPREDYEVASEFAHPDAILLRSHKLKSEDIPDSVLAIGRAGAGTNNVPVADCSKRGIPVFNAPGANANAVKELVAVGLLLGSRGIVEGIDYVATLANTTDKAELNKTLEAHKKEFKGSELVGKTLGVVGLGAIGSMVAEMALTMGMDVIGYDPALSVEAAWRLSSQVQRADTLSALFAKCDYISLHLPVLDSTRGLINAELLAAMREGACLLNFARQEIVDEDALLAALESGPLRKYIADFPSPGLIGRDDVILMPHIGASTEEAEDNCAIMAANQLRDFLENGNIRNSVNFPNLILERVTGCRLSVTNENVPRILGSVLSILADENINVIDMLNKSREDIAYNLIDIECHASDEVLEKMRALEGVINVRLIGDCD
- a CDS encoding DUF1285 domain-containing protein encodes the protein MSDPPDKIEQQLASKRNFDAPPLHLWHPPLSGDIDITILADGTWLHEGDPIRRESLLKLFASILRREEDGDYYLVTPAEKWRLQVELHPLIVTDITSSNNTLELTLNTGRSLTVGEAHTLFLEPLRDNVAGVTLWHGLTALFSRNAWYRLVELADANGMVVSGDYSFSLLE